In Arsenicicoccus dermatophilus, a genomic segment contains:
- the sufC gene encoding Fe-S cluster assembly ATPase SufC encodes MATLEIRDLHVTVETEQGTKEILKGVDLTIRSGETHAIMGPNGSGKSTLAYALAGHPRYTVTQGTVTLDGEDVLAMSVDERARAGMFLAMQYPVEVPGVTVSNFLRTAKTAVQGEAPKLRTWVKDVKTAMGELRMDPAFAERNVNEGFSGGEKKRFEVLQMELLKPSLAILDETDSGLDVDALKIVSEGVNRVIAGGDVGVLLITHYTRILRYIQPQFVHVFVAGKIVEEGGPELAERLEEEGYDRFVNAPAPAAAGAPASPSLPADAPAEVAQA; translated from the coding sequence ATGGCAACGCTGGAGATTCGCGACCTGCACGTCACGGTCGAGACCGAGCAGGGCACCAAGGAGATCCTCAAGGGCGTCGACCTGACGATCCGCTCGGGGGAGACCCACGCGATCATGGGCCCCAACGGCTCGGGCAAGTCCACGCTGGCCTACGCGCTGGCCGGGCACCCGCGCTACACCGTCACCCAGGGCACCGTCACCCTCGACGGCGAGGACGTCCTCGCGATGAGCGTCGACGAGCGCGCCCGCGCCGGCATGTTCCTCGCGATGCAGTACCCCGTCGAGGTGCCCGGCGTCACCGTGTCCAACTTCCTGCGCACCGCCAAGACCGCGGTGCAGGGCGAGGCCCCCAAGCTGCGCACCTGGGTCAAGGACGTCAAGACCGCCATGGGCGAGCTGCGCATGGACCCGGCCTTCGCCGAGCGCAACGTCAACGAGGGCTTCTCCGGCGGTGAGAAGAAGCGCTTCGAGGTGCTCCAGATGGAGCTGCTCAAGCCGTCGCTGGCGATCCTCGACGAGACCGACTCCGGCCTGGACGTCGACGCGCTCAAGATCGTCTCCGAGGGTGTCAACCGGGTCATCGCGGGCGGCGACGTGGGCGTGCTCCTCATCACCCACTACACGCGGATCCTGCGCTACATCCAGCCGCAGTTCGTGCACGTCTTCGTGGCGGGCAAGATCGTGGAGGAGGGCGGCCCGGAGCTCGCCGAGCGCCTGGAGGAGGAGGGCTACGACCGTTTCGTCAACGCCCCCGCCCCGGCCGCCGCGGGCGCTCCCGCCTCGCCCTCGCTCCCGGCGGACGCCCCCGCCGAGGTCGCGCAGGCCTGA
- a CDS encoding cysteine desulfurase — protein sequence MTVAQPFTPEESARIRADFPILARTGRGGHPLVYLDSGATSQKPRQVVDAERRFYETVNAGAHRGAHLLSEEATDAYEQARATVARFIGAGDPDEVVFTKNATESLNLVAYAFSNAGFAGAMDGVPPEVAERFALAPGDEVCLTEMEHHANLVPWQELCRRTGATLRWLGVTDDGRLDLSDLDEVVTERTKVLAFTHVSNVLGTVNPVDRLVARAREVGALTVLDACQSAPHQRLDVQELGVDLVALSGHKMLGPTGVGVLWGRAELLAAMPPFITGGSMIALVRMEETTYSAPPARFEAGSMNVAQAVGLAAACDYLDELGLDRVQAHEEALAQRLLDGLARRPWVRVIGPTEMTDRGSSVAFVVEEVHAHDVGQVLDDQGVEVRVGHHCAWPLHRRMRVAATTRASFAAYNTVEEVDALLAALDRVPEIFGLDTQQEAS from the coding sequence CTGACGGTGGCCCAGCCGTTCACCCCCGAGGAGTCGGCCCGGATCCGGGCCGACTTCCCGATCCTCGCTCGCACCGGCCGGGGGGGCCACCCGTTGGTCTACCTCGACTCCGGCGCCACCTCGCAGAAGCCCCGCCAGGTCGTCGACGCCGAGCGGCGGTTCTACGAGACCGTCAACGCCGGTGCCCACCGCGGCGCGCACCTGCTGTCCGAGGAGGCCACCGACGCCTACGAGCAGGCCCGGGCGACCGTGGCCCGCTTCATCGGTGCGGGTGACCCCGACGAGGTGGTGTTCACCAAGAACGCCACCGAGTCGCTCAACCTCGTCGCCTATGCCTTCAGCAACGCCGGGTTCGCGGGTGCGATGGACGGGGTGCCGCCGGAGGTCGCCGAGCGTTTCGCCCTCGCGCCGGGGGACGAGGTGTGCCTGACCGAGATGGAGCACCACGCCAACCTCGTGCCCTGGCAGGAGCTGTGCCGCCGCACCGGCGCCACGCTGCGCTGGCTCGGGGTGACCGACGACGGCCGTCTGGACCTGTCGGACCTCGACGAGGTCGTCACCGAGCGCACCAAGGTGCTGGCCTTCACCCACGTCTCCAACGTGCTCGGCACCGTCAACCCCGTCGACCGGCTCGTCGCCCGCGCCCGCGAGGTCGGTGCCCTGACCGTGCTCGACGCCTGCCAGAGCGCCCCGCACCAGCGACTCGACGTGCAGGAGCTGGGCGTCGACCTCGTCGCCCTGTCCGGGCACAAGATGCTCGGCCCCACCGGTGTGGGCGTGCTGTGGGGGCGGGCCGAGCTGCTCGCCGCCATGCCGCCGTTCATCACCGGCGGGTCGATGATCGCGCTCGTGCGCATGGAGGAGACGACGTATTCCGCTCCGCCCGCGCGCTTCGAGGCCGGGTCGATGAACGTCGCCCAGGCCGTCGGGCTGGCCGCCGCGTGCGACTACCTCGACGAGCTGGGCCTGGACCGGGTGCAGGCCCACGAGGAGGCCCTCGCGCAGCGGCTGCTCGACGGCCTCGCCCGGCGACCCTGGGTGCGGGTGATCGGTCCCACCGAGATGACCGACCGCGGCTCGTCCGTGGCCTTCGTCGTCGAGGAGGTGCACGCCCACGACGTCGGTCAGGTCCTCGACGACCAGGGCGTCGAGGTCCGCGTGGGCCACCACTGCGCCTGGCCGCTGCACCGCCGGATGCGCGTCGCCGCGACGACCCGCGCCAGCTTCGCGGCATACAACACCGTCGAGGAGGTGGACGCCCTCCTCGCCGCGCTGGACCGCGTCCCCGAGATCTTCGGCCTGGACACCCAGCAGGAGGCGAGCTGA
- a CDS encoding Rieske (2Fe-2S) protein has product MSFEKVCALEEIPVGRVAAAEVDGVTIALARTGERELHAVNDTCTHANVSLSEGELSGCTLECWLHGATFDLRTGAPLTPPATVPVAVYPVKLEGDDVLVDVEAPTNKEN; this is encoded by the coding sequence GTGAGCTTCGAGAAGGTCTGCGCCCTGGAGGAGATCCCCGTCGGCCGGGTGGCCGCCGCGGAGGTCGACGGCGTGACCATCGCGCTGGCCCGCACCGGCGAACGCGAGCTGCACGCCGTGAACGACACCTGCACCCACGCCAACGTCTCGCTGTCCGAGGGCGAGCTGTCCGGCTGCACGCTCGAGTGCTGGCTGCACGGCGCGACCTTCGACCTGCGCACCGGCGCCCCCCTGACCCCGCCGGCCACGGTCCCGGTCGCGGTCTACCCCGTCAAGCTCGAGGGTGACGACGTCCTGGTCGACGTCGAGGCGCCCACCAACAAGGAGAACTGA
- a CDS encoding acVLRF1 family peptidyl-tRNA hydrolase, whose protein sequence is MSEGSGTAPRTVELPRERLTRWVGDLLDRHGAPTWSHDADAIVITCADGTVARLTALDPAGASQVSSLRTLVGWPAASPRLALVLVRRGRYALGLADGTTFVAHTAGSRYVQSRTAAGGWSQQRYARRRANQADALVEHVVTCVLRMHQARAVGGSGLGWAQALAVGGDRGLVDRVLADPRLAAWTDLARYQAFDIPDPTHEVLRSVLARARCVQVGVTDPVRQPVRVDGRVSTMTSTEMSSARRLLPAAAASVTDLVERLSDEAWSRPSPCEGWSVRDVLGHLTAEHLWAPRLLAGETLGDVGSDYDGDVLGSDPVGAWHAAVDRSLASWDAVEDESRVLRMSFGPCPIHEYAEQMLVDLTVHGWDLARGAGARWTAVPEAVDACLRYETPRVSGGGVEGIFAPPMATGSRDRLDQLVALLGREPGWRA, encoded by the coding sequence ATGAGCGAGGGGTCGGGCACCGCCCCGCGCACCGTCGAGCTGCCTCGGGAGCGGCTCACCCGCTGGGTCGGGGACCTGCTGGACCGGCACGGTGCGCCCACCTGGTCCCACGACGCGGACGCGATCGTCATCACCTGCGCCGACGGGACCGTCGCCCGGCTCACCGCCCTGGACCCTGCGGGCGCCTCGCAGGTCTCGTCGCTGCGCACCCTCGTGGGGTGGCCCGCGGCGAGCCCCCGGCTCGCGCTCGTCCTGGTCCGGCGGGGACGCTACGCGCTGGGGCTGGCCGACGGGACGACCTTCGTCGCGCACACGGCCGGGTCCCGCTACGTCCAGTCCCGGACGGCCGCGGGCGGTTGGTCCCAGCAGCGCTACGCGCGACGGCGGGCCAACCAGGCGGACGCTCTGGTCGAGCACGTGGTGACCTGCGTCCTGCGGATGCACCAGGCGCGGGCCGTGGGCGGCTCCGGTCTCGGGTGGGCGCAGGCGCTGGCCGTCGGGGGTGACCGCGGGCTGGTGGACCGGGTCCTGGCCGACCCCAGGCTCGCGGCGTGGACGGACCTGGCGCGCTACCAGGCCTTCGACATACCGGACCCGACGCACGAGGTCCTGCGCTCGGTGCTGGCCCGCGCCCGGTGCGTGCAGGTGGGGGTGACCGACCCCGTGCGGCAGCCGGTCCGGGTCGATGGCAGAGTGTCCACCATGACGTCGACGGAGATGTCCAGCGCCCGCAGGCTGCTCCCGGCCGCAGCAGCCTCGGTGACGGACTTGGTGGAGCGGCTATCGGATGAGGCATGGTCCCGGCCCAGCCCGTGCGAGGGGTGGAGCGTGCGGGACGTGCTGGGACACCTCACCGCCGAGCACCTCTGGGCGCCCAGGCTGCTCGCCGGGGAGACGCTGGGGGACGTGGGCTCGGACTACGACGGTGATGTCCTGGGGTCGGACCCGGTCGGAGCCTGGCACGCAGCCGTGGATCGCTCCCTGGCGTCCTGGGACGCGGTCGAGGACGAGTCCCGGGTGCTGCGGATGTCCTTCGGGCCCTGCCCGATCCATGAGTATGCCGAGCAGATGCTCGTCGACCTCACCGTGCACGGGTGGGACCTGGCCCGCGGCGCCGGTGCGCGCTGGACGGCGGTGCCGGAGGCCGTCGACGCATGCCTGCGCTACGAGACGCCCCGGGTGAGCGGAGGAGGGGTCGAGGGCATCTTCGCGCCGCCGATGGCGACCGGATCCCGCGACCGGTTGGATCAGCTGGTCGCCCTGCTGGGGCGCGAGCCGGGGTGGCGGGCATGA
- a CDS encoding ABC transporter ATP-binding protein: protein MTTAVTARGLRKSFGSVRAVDDLTWSAEQGAITCVLGPNGAGKTTAMEILEGLQRPDEGAARVLGTDPWEASAEHRARVGVMLQDGGLPNGAKPVRLLHHLSALYAAPLPVDDLAARLGIDRFAGTTVRRLSGGQRQRVALAAALIGDPEVVFLDEPTAGLDPHARLDVYDLVRETRDRGVGVVVTTHSFEEADRLADHLVVISDGRVVGAGTPAQLCAGRPLEDVYFELTRKVRR, encoded by the coding sequence GTGACGACTGCCGTGACCGCCCGGGGGCTGCGCAAGAGCTTCGGCTCCGTGCGCGCCGTCGACGACCTGACCTGGAGCGCCGAGCAGGGCGCCATCACCTGCGTGCTCGGGCCCAACGGCGCCGGCAAGACCACGGCCATGGAGATCCTCGAGGGCCTCCAGCGCCCCGACGAGGGTGCGGCCCGGGTCCTCGGCACCGACCCCTGGGAGGCCTCCGCCGAGCACCGCGCCCGCGTCGGCGTCATGCTCCAGGACGGCGGGCTGCCCAACGGCGCCAAGCCGGTCCGGCTGCTGCATCACCTGTCCGCGCTGTATGCCGCTCCCCTCCCCGTCGACGACCTCGCCGCCCGGCTCGGCATCGACCGCTTCGCCGGCACCACCGTGCGACGCCTGTCCGGTGGCCAGAGGCAGCGGGTCGCCCTCGCCGCCGCGCTGATCGGCGACCCCGAGGTCGTCTTCCTCGACGAGCCGACCGCCGGCCTGGACCCGCACGCCCGGCTCGACGTCTACGACCTGGTCCGCGAGACCCGCGACCGCGGTGTCGGCGTGGTGGTGACCACCCACTCCTTCGAAGAGGCCGACCGCCTCGCCGACCACCTGGTCGTGATCAGCGACGGCCGCGTCGTCGGCGCCGGCACCCCCGCCCAGCTGTGCGCCGGCCGTCCCCTGGAGGACGTCTACTTCGAGCTCACCAGGAAGGTCCGCCGATGA
- the sufU gene encoding Fe-S cluster assembly sulfur transfer protein SufU, translated as MDLYQELILDHSKHPHHAGLREPFEAEVHHVNPTCGDEVTLRVHVDRTAGTPEQITLQDVSYDALGCSISMASTSMLAEECIGRPLSEVFATFGAMRTMLTSKGTDPGDEEVIGDGIALAGVAQYPARVKCALLGWTAMVDALARAGVDISSTSPTPAAPTSKEQ; from the coding sequence ATGGACCTCTATCAGGAGCTGATCCTCGACCACTCCAAGCACCCGCACCACGCGGGTCTGCGCGAGCCCTTCGAGGCCGAGGTGCACCACGTCAACCCGACGTGCGGGGACGAGGTGACCCTGCGGGTCCACGTCGACCGCACCGCGGGCACGCCGGAGCAGATCACGCTGCAGGACGTGTCCTACGACGCGCTCGGCTGCTCGATCTCGATGGCGTCGACGTCGATGCTCGCCGAGGAGTGCATCGGCCGCCCGCTCTCGGAGGTCTTCGCGACCTTCGGTGCCATGCGAACCATGCTGACCAGCAAGGGGACCGATCCCGGCGACGAGGAGGTCATCGGCGACGGGATCGCCCTGGCCGGCGTCGCGCAGTACCCCGCCAGAGTCAAGTGCGCGCTCCTGGGCTGGACCGCCATGGTCGACGCGCTGGCCCGCGCCGGTGTCGACATCAGCAGCACCTCCCCGACCCCCGCCGCCCCGACCAGCAAGGAGCAGTGA
- a CDS encoding ABC transporter permease, whose product MSAAAPVAARIKAQTAFDIGTFLRNGEQTLVSIVLPAMALVGGVLAPWPDLGAGRRVDIVTPGVFALAVLSSGFTGQAIQTGFDRRYGVLRLLGASPLGKTGLLISRVLAVMAIQVIQFVVLGAVGLALGWGPDVVGVLPFLVFWLLGTTAFVGFALLFAGTLRAEATLALANLVWVLMLGVGGVLIPGSHLPRPWSTLVSYLPSAALGDGFRAAFESHGLPLQPLLVLLVWAAVFCGMAARLFRWSD is encoded by the coding sequence ATGAGCGCCGCCGCCCCCGTCGCCGCCCGGATCAAGGCGCAGACGGCCTTCGACATCGGGACCTTCCTGCGCAACGGCGAGCAGACCCTCGTCTCGATCGTGCTGCCCGCGATGGCGCTCGTCGGGGGCGTGCTCGCGCCCTGGCCCGACCTCGGGGCCGGGCGGCGCGTCGACATCGTCACCCCGGGGGTCTTCGCCCTCGCGGTGCTGTCCTCCGGGTTCACCGGGCAGGCGATCCAGACGGGTTTCGACCGCCGGTACGGCGTGCTCCGGCTGCTCGGCGCCTCTCCCCTCGGCAAGACCGGCCTGCTGATCTCCCGGGTGCTCGCGGTGATGGCGATCCAGGTCATCCAGTTCGTGGTGCTCGGTGCCGTCGGGCTGGCTCTCGGCTGGGGCCCCGACGTGGTCGGCGTCCTGCCCTTCCTCGTCTTCTGGCTGCTCGGGACCACGGCCTTCGTGGGCTTCGCCCTGCTCTTCGCCGGCACCCTGCGCGCCGAGGCCACCCTCGCGCTCGCCAACCTGGTGTGGGTGCTGATGCTCGGCGTCGGCGGCGTGCTCATCCCCGGCTCCCACCTGCCCCGCCCGTGGTCGACGCTCGTGTCCTACCTGCCCTCGGCGGCCCTGGGCGACGGCTTCCGCGCAGCCTTCGAGAGTCACGGGCTGCCCCTGCAGCCGCTCCTCGTGCTGCTGGTCTGGGCCGCGGTCTTCTGCGGTATGGCGGCGCGACTCTTCCGCTGGTCCGACTGA
- a CDS encoding metal-sulfur cluster assembly factor, producing the protein MSETATTGATPPNVADVEEAMRDVVDPELGINVVDLGLVYGITVDPAAGAVIDMTLTSAACPLTDVIEDQTAQALEGLVSSHRINWVWMPPWGPDKITPDGREQLRALGFNV; encoded by the coding sequence ATGAGCGAGACCGCCACCACGGGCGCCACGCCGCCCAACGTCGCCGACGTCGAGGAGGCCATGCGCGACGTCGTCGACCCCGAGCTCGGCATCAACGTCGTCGACCTCGGCCTGGTCTACGGCATCACCGTCGACCCGGCCGCCGGCGCCGTGATCGACATGACCCTCACCTCGGCGGCCTGCCCGCTGACCGACGTGATCGAGGACCAGACCGCCCAGGCGCTCGAGGGGCTGGTGAGCTCCCACCGGATCAACTGGGTGTGGATGCCGCCGTGGGGCCCGGACAAGATCACGCCGGACGGGCGCGAGCAGCTGCGGGCGCTCGGCTTCAACGTCTGA
- a CDS encoding COX15/CtaA family protein, which translates to MSTPTPPARPTDSPTDVVRPPRGARDWLWIALIANLVGNVLIILTGGLVRLTGSGLGCPTWPRCTPDSLVPTGQQAEGFHKFIEFGNRMLTPVLVIVALAVFVLAVLRCWRTRRRFVWDCLVPLVFVLVQAVVGGIIVLAKLDPKTVSPHFLISLFLVANATYLLYRYREGDSPAAPLVPRVVHRLAWAAVVVGAVVSVLGTAVTGSGPHSGDSRENVRFGFDPHATSWLHADSVMLFLGLAVALVVASRLVDVPAPFRRVWDTILGVSLLQGVIGYVQYFTGRPIGVVALHLLVSAIFTALLTQGILTARRR; encoded by the coding sequence GTGAGCACGCCGACCCCCCCAGCCCGCCCGACCGACTCCCCGACCGATGTGGTGCGCCCGCCGCGCGGGGCCCGCGACTGGCTGTGGATCGCGCTCATCGCCAACCTGGTCGGCAACGTGCTCATCATCCTCACCGGCGGCCTCGTGCGGCTCACCGGGTCCGGGCTCGGCTGCCCCACCTGGCCCCGGTGCACCCCGGACTCGCTCGTGCCGACCGGTCAGCAGGCCGAGGGCTTCCACAAGTTCATCGAGTTCGGCAACCGGATGCTCACCCCGGTGCTGGTGATCGTGGCGCTGGCGGTCTTCGTGCTGGCGGTCCTGCGCTGCTGGCGCACCCGGCGGCGGTTCGTCTGGGACTGCCTGGTGCCGCTGGTCTTCGTGCTCGTGCAGGCCGTGGTCGGCGGGATCATCGTGCTCGCCAAGCTCGACCCCAAGACGGTGTCGCCCCACTTCCTGATCTCGCTGTTCCTGGTCGCCAACGCGACCTACCTGCTCTACCGCTACCGCGAGGGCGACTCCCCCGCCGCGCCCCTCGTGCCCCGCGTGGTGCATCGGCTGGCCTGGGCCGCGGTCGTGGTCGGCGCGGTCGTGAGCGTCCTCGGCACCGCGGTGACGGGCTCCGGGCCGCACTCGGGCGACAGCCGGGAGAACGTGCGCTTCGGCTTCGACCCCCACGCCACCAGCTGGCTGCACGCCGACTCGGTGATGCTCTTCCTCGGGCTCGCGGTCGCCCTGGTGGTCGCGTCGCGCCTCGTGGACGTGCCGGCGCCCTTCCGTCGGGTGTGGGACACCATCCTCGGCGTCTCGCTGCTGCAAGGCGTCATCGGCTACGTGCAGTACTTCACCGGCCGCCCGATCGGCGTGGTCGCCCTCCACCTGCTCGTCTCGGCGATCTTCACCGCCCTGCTCACCCAGGGGATCCTGACCGCCCGCCGCCGCTGA
- the sufD gene encoding Fe-S cluster assembly protein SufD encodes MPVELKTPTTAGRPDARPEAFQTPFVPDQSRAERTTSFEVEDFPVPNGREEDWRFTPVDRLQELFHVAPSDLGGVKTDIQVPAGIKVSEVPRGDARLGQVLRPADRASAVAWAGFQDGYVVQIPQGREFGEASRITVTASGGARVNGHLLIDAGAQSKATVLLSHKGSARCGSNVEIRVGDGAQLTVVTVQEWDDDALHLAQHDLLVGRDATVRHIAVTLGGAVARVCTTVRYAGPGGSAECLGVYFTDAAQHQEHRLFVDHEAPHCSSDVEYRGALRGETAHSVWVGDVLIRAAAEGTDTYELNRNLVLTEGARADSVPNLEIETGQIVGAGHAAATGRFDDEQLFYLQARGIPEREARRLVVHGFFADIINRIGVTDTQARLMEIIDRELADSVDAAFETAPREVTA; translated from the coding sequence ATGCCAGTCGAGCTCAAGACCCCCACCACCGCAGGTCGCCCGGACGCCCGTCCGGAGGCCTTCCAGACTCCCTTCGTGCCGGACCAGTCCCGCGCCGAGCGCACGACCTCCTTCGAGGTCGAGGACTTCCCGGTGCCGAACGGCCGCGAGGAGGACTGGCGCTTCACCCCGGTCGACCGGCTGCAGGAGCTCTTCCACGTCGCGCCCTCGGACCTGGGCGGCGTCAAGACCGACATCCAGGTCCCGGCCGGCATCAAGGTCTCCGAGGTGCCCCGCGGCGACGCGCGGCTCGGGCAGGTGCTCCGGCCCGCCGACCGCGCCTCCGCCGTCGCCTGGGCGGGTTTCCAGGACGGCTACGTCGTGCAGATCCCGCAGGGCCGCGAGTTCGGCGAGGCCTCGCGGATCACGGTGACCGCCTCCGGCGGAGCCCGGGTCAACGGGCACCTGCTCATCGACGCGGGCGCCCAGTCCAAGGCCACGGTCCTGCTGAGCCACAAGGGATCCGCGCGCTGCGGCAGCAACGTGGAGATCCGGGTCGGCGACGGCGCCCAGCTCACCGTCGTGACGGTGCAGGAGTGGGACGACGACGCGCTGCACCTGGCCCAGCACGACCTCCTCGTCGGGCGGGACGCGACCGTGCGACACATCGCGGTCACCCTCGGCGGCGCCGTCGCCCGCGTCTGCACGACGGTGCGGTATGCCGGTCCGGGTGGCTCCGCCGAGTGTCTCGGCGTCTACTTCACCGACGCCGCCCAGCACCAGGAGCACCGCCTGTTCGTGGACCACGAGGCTCCGCACTGCTCCTCGGACGTGGAGTACCGCGGCGCCCTGCGCGGCGAGACCGCCCACTCGGTCTGGGTCGGCGACGTCCTGATCCGCGCCGCGGCCGAGGGCACCGACACCTACGAGCTCAACCGCAACCTGGTGCTGACCGAGGGTGCCCGCGCCGACTCGGTCCCCAACCTGGAGATCGAGACCGGGCAGATCGTCGGGGCGGGCCACGCCGCCGCGACCGGCCGGTTCGACGACGAGCAGCTGTTCTACCTCCAGGCCCGCGGCATCCCCGAGCGGGAGGCACGCCGCCTGGTCGTGCACGGCTTCTTCGCCGACATCATCAACCGCATCGGGGTCACCGACACCCAGGCCCGGCTGATGGAGATCATCGACCGTGAGCTCGCCGACTCGGTGGACGCGGCCTTCGAGACGGCCCCGCGCGAGGTGACCGCGTGA
- the sufB gene encoding Fe-S cluster assembly protein SufB, which yields MTTNIEELNPGLKGLGRYEYGWADKDDAGATARRGLSTDVVADISARKGEPQWMLDVRLKALRLFDKKPMPSWGSDLTGIDFQNIKYFVKSTEKQATSWEELPEDIKATYDKLGIPEAEKQRLIAGVAAQYESEVVYHQIREDLEEKGVIFVDTDTGLREHEDLFKEYFASVIPAGDNKFSALNTAVWSGGSFIYVPPGVHVDIPLQAYFRINTENMGQFERTLIIADEGSYVHYVEGCTAPIYKSDSLHSAVVEIVVKKNARVRYTTIQNWSNNVYNLVTKRATCEAGATMEWIDGNIGSKVTMKYPAVFLLGEHARGETLSIAFAGEGQHQDAGAKMVHAAPRTSSSIVSKSVARGGGRTSYRGLVQIAEGAHGSRSNVRCDALLVDNVSRSDTYPYVDVREDDVQMGHEATVSKVSDDQLFYLMSRGMSEEEAMAMIVRGFVEPIARELPMEYALELNRLIELQMEGAVG from the coding sequence ATGACCACCAACATCGAGGAGCTCAACCCAGGCCTGAAGGGCCTGGGTCGCTACGAGTACGGCTGGGCCGACAAGGACGACGCGGGCGCCACCGCCCGCCGAGGCCTGTCCACCGACGTCGTCGCGGACATCTCCGCCCGCAAGGGCGAGCCGCAGTGGATGCTCGACGTCCGCCTCAAGGCGCTGCGCCTGTTCGACAAGAAGCCGATGCCGAGCTGGGGCAGCGACCTGACCGGCATCGACTTCCAGAACATCAAGTACTTCGTGAAGTCCACCGAGAAGCAGGCCACCAGCTGGGAGGAGCTGCCCGAGGACATCAAGGCGACGTACGACAAGCTGGGCATCCCGGAGGCCGAGAAGCAGCGCCTCATCGCCGGCGTCGCCGCGCAGTACGAGTCCGAGGTCGTCTACCACCAGATCCGCGAGGACCTGGAGGAGAAGGGCGTCATCTTCGTCGACACCGACACCGGTCTGCGCGAGCACGAGGACCTGTTCAAGGAGTACTTCGCCAGCGTGATCCCGGCGGGCGACAACAAGTTCTCCGCGCTGAACACCGCGGTGTGGTCGGGCGGCTCGTTCATCTACGTCCCGCCGGGCGTGCACGTGGACATCCCGCTGCAGGCCTACTTCCGGATCAACACCGAGAACATGGGCCAGTTCGAGCGGACGCTGATCATCGCCGACGAGGGCTCCTACGTGCACTACGTCGAGGGCTGCACCGCCCCGATCTACAAGTCCGACTCGCTGCACAGCGCCGTCGTGGAGATCGTGGTCAAGAAGAACGCGCGGGTGCGCTACACGACCATCCAGAACTGGTCCAACAACGTCTACAACCTCGTCACCAAGCGAGCCACCTGCGAGGCCGGCGCCACCATGGAGTGGATCGACGGCAACATCGGCTCCAAGGTGACGATGAAGTACCCCGCGGTCTTCCTGCTCGGCGAGCACGCCCGCGGCGAGACCCTGTCGATCGCCTTCGCCGGCGAGGGCCAGCACCAGGACGCCGGGGCCAAGATGGTCCACGCGGCGCCGCGCACGTCCAGCTCGATCGTCTCCAAGTCGGTGGCGCGCGGCGGCGGTCGCACGTCGTACCGCGGGCTCGTGCAGATCGCCGAGGGCGCCCACGGCTCCAGGAGCAACGTCCGCTGCGACGCCCTGCTCGTCGACAACGTGTCGCGCTCGGACACCTATCCGTACGTCGACGTCCGCGAGGACGACGTGCAGATGGGTCACGAGGCCACCGTGTCCAAGGTGAGCGACGACCAGCTGTTCTACCTGATGTCCCGCGGCATGTCCGAGGAGGAGGCCATGGCGATGATCGTGCGCGGGTTCGTCGAGCCCATCGCGCGCGAGCTGCCCATGGAGTACGCCCTCGAGCTCAACCGCCTGATCGAGCTGCAGATGGAAGGAGCCGTCGGCTGA
- a CDS encoding helix-turn-helix transcriptional regulator, with amino-acid sequence MAKPSALTSPADSSTRARVQQGVSEHGPVTAASLAEMLDITPTAVRRHLDALEGAGLITARTAAGTSRGRGRPARAYVLTDAGHRALDASYDDVATSALRFLHEQVGEHAVEAFATQHVARLEERYRDRVRAAGDDPEARARVLAEVLTQDGYAASSRPVALADGTTTLGVQLCQGHCPVQQVASEFPQFCDAERKAFGRLLGVHVQRLATLAHGEHVCTTFVPVGAGSSRHAPGAAAPPDPPPDAPAPDRPDHAPPPQTPDHDERSTR; translated from the coding sequence ATGGCGAAGCCGTCGGCCCTCACCTCTCCCGCGGATTCCAGCACCCGGGCCCGCGTGCAGCAGGGCGTCTCCGAGCACGGTCCGGTGACCGCCGCGTCGCTGGCCGAGATGCTCGACATCACCCCGACCGCGGTGCGTCGCCACCTGGACGCGCTGGAGGGCGCCGGGCTGATCACCGCCCGCACCGCCGCCGGGACCTCCCGGGGGCGGGGCCGACCCGCTCGCGCCTACGTCCTCACCGACGCCGGGCACCGCGCCCTGGACGCGAGCTACGACGACGTCGCCACGTCGGCGCTGCGGTTCCTGCACGAGCAGGTGGGGGAGCACGCCGTCGAGGCCTTCGCCACCCAGCACGTCGCCCGGCTCGAGGAGCGCTACCGCGACCGGGTGCGGGCCGCGGGCGACGACCCGGAGGCACGCGCCCGCGTCCTCGCCGAGGTGCTGACGCAGGACGGCTACGCCGCGAGCAGCCGCCCGGTGGCGCTGGCCGACGGCACCACCACGCTGGGCGTCCAGCTGTGCCAGGGCCACTGCCCGGTGCAGCAGGTCGCGAGCGAGTTCCCGCAGTTCTGCGACGCCGAGCGGAAGGCCTTCGGCAGGCTGCTCGGCGTCCACGTCCAACGCCTGGCGACCCTGGCCCACGGCGAGCACGTGTGCACGACCTTCGTGCCGGTGGGGGCGGGGTCCTCCCGGCATGCACCCGGCGCAGCCGCCCCACCGGACCCACCACCCGACGCGCCCGCGCCGGACCGACCCGACCACGCACCGCCTCCGCAGACCCCCGACCACGACGAAAGGTCCACCCGATGA